A genomic stretch from Herpetosiphonaceae bacterium includes:
- a CDS encoding xanthine dehydrogenase family protein molybdopterin-binding subunit: MTTQIGASLPRPDALNKVTGAARYPGDLVRPDMLHLKVVFAHRPHARIVSIDPSAALAQTGVVAVLTAADVPFNAFGLIDADQPVLCGDVVRFEGDKVALVVAETAAAAAAGAKLVSVAYEDLPVVADPRAALEADAPLVHAGRGTNLLYHVPIRKGDAARALAEVDVVLDGEFSTSWQEHAFLQPEAGVAWIDEQGRVVVETAGQWLHEDRRQIAAMLQLPEEQVIVRYAAIGGAFGGREDLSIQHVLALAAWKLRRPVALVWSREESMIGHHKRHPITIRCRWGAMRDGRITAVEAEVIADGGAYASTSQEVVKIASLLATGCYEVPNIAVDGYAVYTNNIPSGAFRGFGAPQAQFSSEIMVTRLAHALGIDPIEMRRRNIYREGSIEPTQQPLPPGVSALPVLERCVEEMNKEPRNKRTKEPGLNSLDPLIPGSVVPPASEHCRRGIGIACGIKNIGYSFGYPEQATATVELVGGAEIEHAHVRVGAADVGQGVHLILRQIVGETIGLPIEKITMICDDSSETPNAGSASASRLTYMAGRAVHDAAVAALAQWADEERPACATIQFRAPTTTPLDPVTTAGRPNYAYGYAAQAVEVEVNTLTGQVQVHKVISVHDVGRAINRQQVEGQIEGCVAQALGYALLEHFQVRDGHILTPHFSTYLLPTALDMPTEIVPVVLELADPNGPFGARGMAEMPLVPLAPAIASAIYDATGVWVTQQPMTPERVLAALAAQHVTAEPVPE; this comes from the coding sequence ATGACTACACAGATCGGCGCGTCGCTGCCGCGTCCCGACGCGCTCAATAAAGTCACCGGAGCAGCGCGCTATCCCGGCGATCTGGTGCGGCCCGATATGCTGCATCTCAAGGTGGTATTCGCCCACCGCCCACACGCGCGCATCGTGTCGATCGATCCGAGCGCAGCTCTGGCCCAGACGGGTGTGGTCGCGGTGCTCACCGCTGCGGACGTGCCGTTTAATGCGTTCGGGCTGATCGACGCCGATCAGCCGGTGCTCTGCGGCGATGTCGTGCGCTTCGAGGGCGATAAGGTGGCGCTGGTGGTGGCGGAGACGGCGGCTGCCGCTGCGGCAGGCGCGAAGCTGGTTTCGGTGGCCTACGAGGATCTGCCGGTGGTCGCCGATCCGCGTGCGGCGCTGGAGGCGGACGCGCCGCTGGTTCATGCCGGGCGCGGCACGAATCTGCTCTACCACGTGCCGATCCGCAAAGGCGACGCGGCGCGGGCGCTGGCGGAGGTGGATGTCGTGCTCGACGGCGAGTTTAGCACGTCCTGGCAGGAGCACGCTTTTCTCCAGCCTGAGGCGGGTGTTGCCTGGATCGACGAGCAGGGCCGGGTGGTGGTCGAGACGGCGGGCCAATGGCTCCACGAGGACCGGCGGCAGATCGCGGCGATGCTGCAACTGCCGGAGGAGCAGGTGATCGTGCGCTACGCCGCGATCGGCGGGGCGTTCGGCGGGCGCGAAGATCTGTCGATCCAGCATGTGCTGGCGCTGGCCGCGTGGAAGCTGCGCCGTCCCGTGGCGCTCGTCTGGAGCCGCGAGGAGTCGATGATCGGCCATCACAAGCGCCATCCGATCACGATCCGCTGCCGCTGGGGCGCGATGCGCGACGGACGGATTACCGCCGTGGAGGCCGAGGTAATCGCCGATGGCGGCGCGTACGCCTCGACGAGCCAGGAGGTGGTGAAGATCGCGTCGCTGCTCGCCACTGGCTGCTACGAGGTGCCCAATATCGCCGTCGACGGCTACGCGGTCTATACCAACAATATTCCAAGCGGCGCGTTTCGCGGCTTTGGCGCGCCCCAGGCGCAGTTCTCAAGCGAGATCATGGTGACGCGGCTGGCCCATGCCCTTGGCATCGATCCGATCGAGATGCGCCGCCGCAATATCTACCGCGAGGGCAGCATCGAGCCGACGCAGCAGCCGCTACCGCCGGGCGTGAGCGCGCTGCCGGTGCTGGAGCGCTGTGTGGAGGAGATGAACAAAGAACCAAGGAACAAAAGAACAAAGGAACCAGGGCTGAACTCCCTTGATCCCTTGATCCCTGGTTCCGTTGTTCCTCCGGCCTCAGAGCACTGTCGGCGCGGAATTGGGATCGCATGCGGCATCAAGAATATCGGCTACTCGTTCGGCTACCCTGAGCAGGCCACGGCGACGGTCGAGCTGGTCGGCGGGGCGGAGATCGAGCACGCGCATGTGCGCGTCGGAGCCGCCGATGTCGGGCAGGGCGTCCACCTGATCCTGCGCCAGATCGTCGGCGAGACGATCGGCCTGCCCATCGAGAAGATCACGATGATCTGCGACGACAGCAGCGAGACGCCGAACGCGGGCAGCGCCTCGGCCTCGCGCCTGACCTACATGGCCGGACGCGCCGTGCATGACGCGGCGGTCGCTGCGCTGGCACAGTGGGCCGACGAGGAGCGTCCGGCCTGCGCGACGATCCAGTTTCGCGCTCCCACCACCACGCCGCTCGATCCAGTGACGACGGCGGGCCGTCCCAACTATGCCTACGGCTACGCTGCGCAGGCGGTCGAGGTCGAGGTGAACACGCTGACCGGGCAGGTCCAGGTACACAAGGTGATCAGCGTCCACGATGTCGGCAGGGCGATCAATCGCCAGCAGGTGGAGGGCCAGATCGAAGGCTGTGTCGCGCAGGCGCTCGGCTACGCGCTGCTAGAGCATTTCCAGGTGCGCGACGGCCATATTCTCACGCCGCACTTCAGCACCTATCTGCTGCCGACGGCGCTGGACATGCCCACGGAGATCGTGCCGGTGGTGCTGGAATTGGCCGATCCCAACGGGCCGTTTGGCGCGCGGGGCATGGCCGAGATGCCGCTGGTGCCGCTCGCTCCGGCCATCGCCAGCGCGATCTACGATGCGACCGGCGTGTGGGTCACGCAGCAGCCGATGACGCCTGAGCGGGTGCTGGCGGCGCTGGCCGCGCAGCATGTGACCGCCGAGCCGGTTCCTGAGTAG
- a CDS encoding allantoinase encodes MSRYDLIVRGGTLVTPQGAIRADLAVADERIVAIETELEGSSAAEIDAAGLYVLPGAIDAHVHFNEPGRAEWEGFATGTRALAAGGTTGFFDMPLNAHPPTVDAASFDLKLAAARASSMVDFGLWGGLVPGNVERLDELAERGVVGFKAFMSNSGIDDFAAVDDLTLYEGMARAAKLGRIVALHAENDQITGLLARRAQAEGRTGVHDYLRSRPALAELEAIERAILFAAETGCALHIVHVSTGRGVALVAAAQQRGVDVSCETCPHYLALTYDDMEELGAVAKCAPPLRSKDEQAALWEHIFDGTLPMVASDHSPSPADLKTDANFFKVWGGISGCQSLLHVLLTDGYHARGLPLTTIAAITAAFVARRFDLPTKGRIAVGTDADLVLVDLDDEFVLQSTDLYYRHRHSPYLGKALRGRIVRTLVRGRTVFGTGTVDPTPGGRLLTPGNERTKNTGTREQVREPRT; translated from the coding sequence ATGAGCCGCTACGATCTGATTGTGCGCGGCGGAACGCTGGTCACGCCGCAGGGAGCGATCCGGGCCGATCTCGCGGTGGCCGACGAGCGCATTGTGGCGATCGAGACGGAGCTTGAGGGCAGCAGCGCCGCCGAGATCGATGCCGCCGGTCTGTATGTGCTGCCGGGCGCGATCGACGCGCATGTGCATTTCAACGAGCCGGGCCGCGCCGAGTGGGAGGGCTTCGCCACGGGCACGCGCGCGCTGGCGGCGGGCGGCACCACCGGCTTTTTCGACATGCCGCTCAACGCCCATCCGCCGACTGTGGACGCGGCCAGCTTCGATCTGAAGCTGGCGGCGGCACGCGCTTCATCGATGGTCGATTTCGGGCTGTGGGGCGGGCTGGTGCCGGGCAACGTCGAGCGGCTGGACGAGCTAGCCGAGCGCGGGGTGGTCGGCTTCAAGGCGTTCATGTCCAACAGCGGCATCGACGACTTCGCGGCGGTCGACGATCTGACGCTCTACGAGGGCATGGCGCGCGCCGCGAAGCTGGGCCGCATCGTCGCGCTGCACGCCGAGAACGATCAGATCACGGGCCTGCTGGCGCGGAGGGCACAGGCGGAGGGCCGCACCGGCGTACACGATTATCTCCGCTCACGTCCGGCGCTTGCTGAGCTTGAGGCGATCGAGCGGGCGATTCTGTTTGCCGCCGAAACCGGCTGCGCGCTGCATATCGTGCATGTCAGCACCGGTCGCGGCGTGGCGCTGGTGGCGGCGGCACAACAGCGCGGCGTCGATGTGAGCTGCGAAACCTGCCCGCACTATCTGGCGCTGACCTATGACGATATGGAGGAGCTGGGCGCGGTGGCGAAGTGCGCGCCGCCGCTGCGCTCTAAAGACGAGCAGGCCGCGCTCTGGGAGCATATCTTCGACGGCACGCTGCCGATGGTGGCGTCGGATCACTCGCCGTCTCCGGCGGATCTTAAGACCGATGCCAACTTTTTCAAGGTCTGGGGCGGGATCTCCGGCTGCCAGTCGCTGCTGCATGTGCTGCTGACCGACGGCTACCACGCGCGCGGGCTGCCGCTGACGACGATCGCCGCGATCACCGCTGCGTTTGTGGCCCGGCGCTTCGATCTGCCGACCAAAGGTAGGATCGCCGTCGGGACCGATGCCGATCTGGTGCTGGTTGATCTCGACGACGAGTTTGTTCTACAATCGACCGATCTGTACTACCGGCACCGGCACAGTCCCTACCTCGGCAAAGCGCTGCGCGGGCGGATCGTCCGTACGCTGGTACGCGGTAGGACCGTCTTTGGGACCGGCACGGTCGATCCCACTCCCGGCGGGCGGCTGCTGACGCCGGGGAACGAAAGAACAAAGAACACAGGAACACGGGAACAAGTGCGAGAGCCAAGAACTTGA
- a CDS encoding FAD binding domain-containing protein produces the protein MWQTYLQPATLTETLRLLQEHAGQARLVAGGTDVLVELQRGVRPTTTLIDISMLRDLKYVRQIDGTICIGGLATHNDVLASQDCARHALTLVQACAEVGAPQIRTRATIAGNLVTASPANDTITPLLALDAEVVLASTAGERVVPLREFYLGVRRTVLRPDELVREIRFPAMTDRQRGLFLKLGLRRAQAISVINIALMLTFDGHQVSDARITLGCVAPTVVYAPTAEAYLRGKTLDRAVCEEAGRLACGDVAPIDDLRGSAAYRRATLAALVADALRHLSMSEQSPALPAQPVLLEADVVEPQHSPFEGTIATTINGQPYRLANAHHKTLLNALREDAGLTGTKEGCAEGECGACTVWLNGQAVMACLVPAPQAHNATITTIEGLADGERLHPLQAAFIEHGAVQCGYCIPGMIMAGAKLLQEHPTPDREQTQVALSGNICRCTGYRKILDAVQAAAHADQVALPDA, from the coding sequence ATGTGGCAAACCTATCTTCAACCTGCGACGCTGACTGAGACACTGCGCCTGCTTCAGGAGCACGCCGGGCAGGCGCGGCTCGTCGCCGGTGGCACCGATGTGCTGGTCGAGCTTCAGCGCGGCGTGCGCCCGACGACTACTCTAATTGACATAAGTATGCTACGCGATCTCAAGTATGTCCGGCAGATCGACGGCACGATCTGCATCGGCGGGCTTGCCACGCACAACGACGTGCTGGCCTCGCAGGATTGCGCGCGTCACGCGCTGACGCTGGTGCAGGCCTGCGCCGAGGTGGGAGCGCCACAGATTCGCACCCGCGCGACGATCGCCGGAAATCTGGTGACGGCCTCGCCCGCCAACGATACGATCACGCCGCTGCTGGCGCTGGATGCGGAGGTTGTGCTGGCGAGCACGGCGGGCGAGCGCGTGGTGCCGCTGCGCGAGTTCTATCTGGGCGTGCGACGCACGGTGCTGCGGCCCGACGAGCTGGTGCGCGAGATTCGCTTTCCGGCGATGACCGATCGCCAGCGCGGGCTGTTTCTCAAGCTGGGGCTGCGCCGGGCACAGGCGATCTCGGTGATCAATATCGCCCTGATGCTGACCTTCGACGGCCACCAGGTGAGCGACGCGCGGATTACGCTTGGCTGTGTCGCGCCGACGGTGGTGTACGCGCCCACGGCGGAAGCCTATCTGCGCGGCAAGACGCTCGACCGGGCGGTCTGCGAAGAAGCGGGGCGGCTGGCGTGCGGCGATGTCGCGCCGATCGATGATCTGCGCGGCTCGGCGGCTTACCGGCGTGCGACGCTGGCGGCGCTGGTGGCGGATGCGCTGCGGCACTTGAGCATGTCCGAGCAATCTCCAGCGCTCCCGGCGCAGCCGGTGCTGCTCGAAGCCGATGTGGTCGAGCCGCAGCACTCGCCGTTCGAGGGCACGATCGCCACGACGATCAACGGGCAGCCCTACCGGCTGGCAAACGCCCACCATAAAACGCTGCTCAATGCGCTGCGCGAGGATGCCGGGCTGACCGGCACCAAAGAGGGCTGCGCCGAGGGCGAGTGCGGCGCGTGTACCGTCTGGCTGAACGGGCAGGCGGTGATGGCCTGTCTGGTGCCAGCGCCCCAGGCGCACAACGCGACGATCACGACGATCGAGGGGCTGGCAGACGGCGAGCGGCTGCATCCGCTTCAGGCGGCGTTCATCGAGCACGGAGCGGTCCAGTGCGGCTACTGCATTCCCGGCATGATCATGGCTGGCGCGAAGCTGCTGCAAGAGCATCCCACGCCCGATCGCGAGCAGACGCAGGTGGCGCTGAGTGGCAACATCTGCCGCTGCACCGGCTACCGCAAAATTCTCGACGCGGTTCAGGCTGCCGCTCACGCGGATCAGGTCGCGCTGCCGGACGCATAA